A stretch of the Dioscorea cayenensis subsp. rotundata cultivar TDr96_F1 chromosome 4, TDr96_F1_v2_PseudoChromosome.rev07_lg8_w22 25.fasta, whole genome shotgun sequence genome encodes the following:
- the LOC120257881 gene encoding mediator of RNA polymerase II transcription subunit 9, with product MEHQLGGGSWMMVPPPMPLSQDLLALQQQQQQQQQQQQQQHHHHPSLASHFHLLHLVESLAEAIDSGTRDQHSEALVNELTNHFEKCQQLLNSIAGSISAKGITVEGQKRKLEETAQQLNQRRDLINKYRSSVEDLVKPDGSK from the exons atggAGCACCAGTTGGGCGGAGGTAGTTGGATGATGGTTCCGCCGCCGATGCCGCTGTCGCAAGACCTCCTCGCACTCcaacagcaacagcagcagcagcagcagcagcagcagcaacaacaccATCACCACCCATCCCTGGCGTCTCACTTCCATCTCCTCCAT TTGGTGGAGAGTTTAGCAGAGGCAATTGATAGTGGAACTCGTGATCAACATTCTGAAGCTCTG GTCAACGAGCTAACCAACCATTTTGAGAAGTGCCAACAGCTGCTGAACTCTATTGCTGGATCCATCAGCGCTAAGGGGATT ACTGTTGAGGGACAGAAGCGGAAACTCGAGGAAACTGCTCAGCAACTGAATCAAAGGAG ggatttaattaacaaatatagaAGCTCCGTCGAGGATCTTGTTAAACCAGATGGCagcaaataa
- the LOC120257915 gene encoding translation machinery-associated protein 22, with translation MAEKPQPVRVLYCGVCGLPAEYCEFGPDFEKCKPWLRVNAADLYPDLLNEDNQKDVDKAAEQLQSVGISSSGDGGGASAAAASGGTSKPEEVKRLPGGKIKKKEKQEVVIEKIVRNKRKCVTVVKGLELFGVKLSDASKKLGKKFATGASVVKGPTEKEQIDVQGDIAYDIVEFLTETWPDVPETAIFFIEDGKKVAAA, from the exons ATGGCGGAAAAGCCGCAGCCGGTGCGAGTGCTCTACTGCGGCGTGTGTGGCTTGCCGGCGGAGTACTGTGAATTCGGCCCCGATTTCGAGAAATGCAAGCCATGGCTTCGCGTCAACGCTGCTGACCTCTACCCCGATCTCCTCAATG AGGATAATCAGAAGGATGTGGATAAGGCGGCGGAGCAGCTGCAGTCGGTTGGGATATCCAGCTCTGGTGATGGCGGTGGCGCTTCCGCTGCTGCTGCTTCAG GAGGCACATCTAAACCTGAAGAAGTAAAACGCCTTCCTGGTGGTaagataaagaagaag GAGAAACAAGAAGTTGTCATTGAAAAGATTGTCCGAAATAAACGAAAATGCGTCACTGTTGTGAAAGGCCTTGAACTTTTTG GTGTTAAATTAAGTGACGCATCAAAGAAGCTTGGGAAAAAGTTTGCTACTGGAGCATCTGTTGTTAAG GGCCCAACTGAGAAGGAGCAAATTGATGTCCAAGGAGACATAGCATATGATATTGTAGAGTTCCTCACAGAGACATGGCCTGAT GTGCCGGAGACTGCAATTTTCTTTATTGAAGATGGGAAGAAGGTTGCTGCCGCTTGA
- the LOC120258462 gene encoding protein ROOT HAIR DEFECTIVE 3: MADECCSLQLIDGDGGFNKSGLAEFVKAVRLAECGLSYAVVSIMGPQSSGKSTLLNNLFRTNFREMDAFKGRSQTTKGIWMAKCNEIDPCTIVMDLEGTDGRERGEDDTAFEKQSALFALAVSDIVLINMWCHDIGREQAANKPLLKTVFQVMMRLFSPRKTTLLFVIRDKTRTPLENLEPVLREDIQKIWDSVPKPQLHTETPLSEFFNVDVVALSSYEEKEEQFKEQVASLRQRFFHSIAPGGLAGDRRGVVAASAFALSAEEIWKVIKENKDLDLPAHKVMVATVRCEEIANEKFVCLSADEEWQQLAEAVENGIVPGFGKKLSSILEKCLSGYDMEVIYFDEGVRNAKRQQLESKLLQLVHPAYQSMLGHLRSKTLDDFKEALDKALESGEGFAVAACDHTELFMSKFDEGCEDAVVEQAKWDPTKIRDKLQRDIDAHVASVRAAKLSELSAQFEGQLSKALAEPVEALLDAASDDTWPAIRRLLQKETKSAISGFASALAAFELDQVTVEKMLAKLEEYAKNVVESKSREEAGRALIRMKDRFSTLFSRDSDSMPRLWTGKEDIRAITKTARAASLKLMSVMAAIRLDDDKDNIEKTLSLALADNPNPNATNRSIQSFDPLASSSWEEVSPKKTLITPVQCKSLWRQFKAETEYTVTQAIAAQEANKRNNNWLPPPWAILAIVILGFNEFMTLLRNPFYFAIIFVAFLVGKALWIQLDIPGEFRNGALPGILALSTKFLPTVMNLLKKLADEGQRPAAPEPHRNPELAAKSFRNGVHNSTTSDASSNITSSENESEQSSPLRQYKP; this comes from the exons GAAAAAGCACCCTTTTAAATAATCTATTTCGTACCAACTTTAGAGAGATGGACGCTTTCAAGGGCAG GTCTCAAACTACGAAAGGCATCTGGATGGCGAAATGCAATGAAATTGACCCTTGTACTATTGTTATGGATTTAGAGGGTACTGatggaagagagagaggagag GATGATACTGCGTTTGAGAAACAGAGTGCCCTTTTTGCCCTAGCAGTTTCAGATATAGTGCTGATTAATAT GTGGTGTCATGATATTGGCCGAGAACAGGCTGCAAACAAGCCTCTTCTGAAGACAGTGTTCCAG GTTATGATGCGACTGTTTAGCCCCCGTAAAACGACTCTATTGTTTGTAATCCGGGATAAAACAAGG ACACCTCTTGAAAATTTGGAACCTGTTTTGAGGGAAGATATTCAGAAG ATATGGGATTCAGTCCCTAAACCACAACTACATACGGAAACTCCATTGAGtgaattttttaat GTAGATGTTGTTGCTCTTTCTAGTTAcgaagagaaagaagagcaaTTTAAAGAGCAG GTGGCAAGTTTAAGGCAAAGATTTTTTCATTCTATTGCTCCCGGAGGACTTGCTGGAGATCGTCGGGGCGTTGTTGCTGCTTCAGCATTTGCTCTCAGTGCTGAAGAAATTTGGAAGGTTATAAAGGAGAATAAGGATCTTGACCTCCCTGCTCACAAG GTTATGGTAGCCACTGTACGTTGTGAGGAAATTGCCAATGAAAAATTTGTTTGTCTATCTGCTGATGAG GAATGGCAACAACTTGCAGAGGCAGTAGAAAATGGCATAGTACCAGGATTTGGGAAGAAGCTTAGCTCAATTCTGGAAAAATGTTTATCTGG GTATGATATGgaagttatttattttgatgaaggTGTAAGGAATGCAAAGAGGCAGCAGcttgaatcaaaactattgCAG CTGGTACATCCTGCTTACCAATCAATGCTGGGGCATTTACGGTCTAAAACTCTGGATGACTTCAAAGAAGCTTTAGATAAGGCTTTGGAAAGTGGTGAAGGATTTGCTGTTGCTGCGTGTGATCACACTGAGTTATTTATGTCAAAATTTGATGAAGGCTGTGAAG ATGCTGTTGTTGAACAAGCAAAATGGGACCCCACCAAGATTCGGGACAAGCTTCAACGTGACATTGATGCACATGTAGCCTCAGTTCGTGCTGCTAAACTGTCTGAGCTCAGTGCACAGTTCGAG GGACAACTTAGTAAAGCACTTGCAGAACCTGTGGAAGCTCTCCTAGATGCAGCTAGTGATGATACCTGGCCAGCCATTAGAAGACTTCTTCAGAAAGAAACTAAGTCAGCTATCTCTGGATTTGCTTCTGCCCTTGCTGCATTTGAGCTAGACCAGGTAACAGTTGAAAAAATGCTTGCAAAACTGGAGGAATATGCTAAAAATGTCGTTGAATCTAAGTCAAGAGAAGAAGCTGGAAGGGCCTTGATCCGCATGAAGGACAG GTTCTCTACGTTGTTCAGCCGTGATTCTGACTCCATGCCTAGATTATGGACAGGGAAGGAAGACATAAGAGCAATCACAAAGACTGCTCGCGCTGCT TCTTTGAAGCTGATGTCTGTGATGGCTGCAATCCGTCTGGATGATGATAAAGATAACATCGAGAAAACTCTTTCACTTGCTCTGGCTgataatcctaatcctaatgcTACAAATAGAAGTATACAATCATTTGATCCACTGGCATCAAGCTCCTGGGAGGAG GTTTCCCCAAAGAAAACCTTGATTACACCTGTTCAGTGCAAGTCTTTATGGAGGCAGTTCAAAGCTGAAACTGAGTACACAGTCACCCAGGCTATTGCTGCTCAG GAAGCTAATAAGAGAAACAACAACTGGCTACCCCCGCCATGGGCAATCCTTGCCATTGTTATCTTGGGATTCAATGAGTTTATGACTCTTTTGAG GAACCCTTTTTACTTTGCTATTATATTTGTCGCCTTCCTAGTGGGCAAAGCTCTCTGGATTCAACTTGACATTCCTGGTGAATTTCGGAATGGAGCT CTCCCCGGGATCCTTGCCCTGTCAACAAAGTTCCTTCCCACAGTAATGAACCTTCTCAAGAAGTTAGCTGACGAAGGCCAGCGTCCTGCAGCCCCAGAACCACACCGGAATCCCGAACTTGCTGCCAAAAGTTTCAGAAACGGCGTTCATAATTCTACAACATCCGATGCCTCATCAAACATCACTTCATCGGAAAACGAATCCGAGCAATCGAGCCCATTGAGGCAGTATAAACCCTAA